A region from the Prevotella melaninogenica genome encodes:
- the sufB gene encoding Fe-S cluster assembly protein SufB: MSENKNNEFVKKVAEQKYEFGFTTDVHTEVIPKGLNEDVVRLISQKKGEPDWLLDFRLKAFRYWQTLPIPTWGHLTLPELHLQDISYYADPLAKKPKNKEIDPELAKTFDKLGIPLEERLALSGTAVDAIMDSVSVKTTFKKQLAEKGIIFCSIGEAVQEHPDLVRKYLGSVVPYRDNYSAALNSAVFSDGSFVYIPKGVRCPMELSSYFRINAINTGQFERTLIVADDDSYVSYLEGCTAPMRDENQLHAAVVEIVVLDNAEVKYSTVQNWYPGDENGKGGVLNLVTKRGELRGVNSKLSWTQVETGSAITWKYPSCILKGDNSQAEFYSVAVTNNYQEADTGTKMIHMGKNTKSTIISKGISAGHSQNSYRGLVRATANAENARNYSSCDSLLLGSDCGAHTFPYMDIHNDTAIVEHEATTSKISEDQLFYCNQRGIPTEDAVGLIVNGYAKDVLNKLPMEFAVEAQKLLSVTLEGTVG; this comes from the coding sequence ATGTCTGAGAACAAGAATAATGAATTTGTAAAGAAGGTCGCAGAGCAGAAGTATGAGTTTGGCTTTACGACTGATGTACATACGGAGGTCATTCCGAAAGGTCTGAACGAGGATGTCGTTCGACTTATTTCGCAGAAGAAAGGGGAACCAGATTGGCTTCTCGATTTTCGTTTGAAGGCTTTCCGTTACTGGCAGACACTTCCCATACCAACTTGGGGACACTTAACTTTGCCAGAGTTGCACCTTCAGGATATCTCCTATTATGCTGATCCGTTGGCGAAGAAGCCTAAGAATAAGGAGATTGATCCAGAGTTAGCAAAGACTTTTGATAAGTTAGGTATTCCATTGGAAGAACGTCTTGCATTGAGTGGTACGGCTGTTGATGCCATTATGGACTCAGTATCTGTGAAGACAACCTTTAAGAAGCAGTTGGCTGAGAAGGGAATCATCTTTTGCTCTATCGGTGAAGCCGTTCAGGAACATCCCGACTTGGTACGTAAGTATCTTGGAAGTGTTGTTCCTTATCGTGATAATTATTCTGCAGCGCTTAACTCTGCGGTGTTTAGTGACGGCTCTTTTGTGTATATACCGAAAGGAGTTCGTTGCCCGATGGAACTTAGTTCATACTTCCGTATCAATGCAATCAATACGGGTCAGTTTGAACGTACGTTGATTGTGGCTGATGATGATTCTTATGTTAGCTATCTTGAGGGCTGTACAGCTCCTATGCGTGATGAGAATCAGCTTCATGCAGCAGTAGTTGAAATCGTTGTATTGGACAATGCTGAGGTGAAGTATTCTACTGTTCAGAACTGGTATCCCGGTGATGAGAATGGTAAGGGTGGTGTGTTGAACCTTGTTACAAAGCGTGGTGAACTACGCGGTGTAAACTCTAAGCTGTCATGGACACAGGTAGAGACAGGTTCGGCTATCACATGGAAGTATCCTTCTTGTATCTTGAAGGGTGACAACTCGCAAGCAGAGTTCTACTCTGTTGCCGTAACAAACAACTATCAAGAGGCTGATACTGGTACGAAGATGATACACATGGGTAAGAATACCAAGAGCACAATTATCTCTAAGGGTATCTCTGCTGGTCATAGCCAGAACTCTTATCGTGGTCTGGTTCGTGCAACAGCGAATGCCGAGAATGCCCGCAACTATTCAAGTTGTGACTCTCTTCTCTTAGGTTCAGACTGTGGTGCTCATACCTTCCCTTATATGGATATCCATAATGATACGGCTATTGTTGAGCATGAAGCTACTACTTCTAAGATTAGCGAAGATCAGCTCTTCTATTGCAATCAGCGTGGAATTCCAACAGAAGATGCCGTTGGTTTGATAGTCAATGGTTATGCTAAGGACGTACTCAATAAACTTCCAATGGAGTTTGCTGTTGAGGCACAGAAACTACTTTCAGTAACGTTGGAAGGAACAGTGGGGTAA
- the sufC gene encoding Fe-S cluster assembly ATPase SufC: protein MLEVRNLHATIAGKEILRGINLTIKDGEIHAIMGPNGSGKSTLSAVLTGNPLYEVTDGMALFNGKNLLEMKPEERSHEGLFLSFQYPVEIPGVSMTNFMKAAINAKRAYEGLEPMKAAEFMALMREKRQLVGMDSNLSRRSVNEGFSGGEKKRNEIFQMAMLEPKLSILDETDSGLDVDAMRIVAEGVNKMHNETTSAIVITHYERLLDMIKPDVIHVLYKGRIVKTAGPELAKEIEQRGYDWIKEEVEAED from the coding sequence ATGTTAGAAGTAAGAAACCTGCATGCAACCATCGCAGGTAAAGAAATATTAAGAGGCATCAACCTCACAATTAAGGATGGTGAGATTCATGCTATTATGGGTCCTAATGGTTCTGGTAAGTCTACGCTTAGCGCAGTACTTACGGGTAATCCTCTCTACGAGGTAACTGATGGTATGGCATTGTTTAATGGCAAGAATCTCTTGGAGATGAAGCCAGAGGAGCGTTCTCATGAAGGACTCTTCTTGTCTTTCCAGTATCCAGTGGAGATACCTGGTGTAAGTATGACCAACTTTATGAAGGCAGCCATTAATGCAAAGCGCGCTTATGAAGGGTTAGAGCCGATGAAGGCTGCAGAGTTTATGGCACTTATGCGTGAGAAGCGTCAGTTGGTTGGGATGGATTCAAACCTCTCTCGCCGTAGTGTAAATGAAGGCTTCTCTGGTGGTGAGAAGAAACGCAACGAGATTTTCCAAATGGCAATGTTAGAGCCAAAGCTCAGTATTCTTGATGAAACAGACTCTGGGCTTGACGTTGATGCTATGCGTATCGTAGCTGAGGGCGTAAACAAGATGCACAATGAAACGACATCAGCTATTGTCATTACGCACTATGAGCGACTACTCGATATGATTAAGCCTGATGTTATCCATGTGCTTTATAAGGGTCGTATCGTGAAGACAGCAGGTCCAGAGCTTGCTAAGGAGATTGAGCAACGTGGTTACGATTGGATTAAGGAAGAAGTTGAGGCTGAGGATTAA
- the sufD gene encoding Fe-S cluster assembly protein SufD, protein MQSEKQYIDLYLEAQQLIKQHAAPVLNEVRDKAFEDFRRQGLPTKKVERYKYTDIQKLFEPDYGLNLNRLEIPVNPYETFKCDVPNLSTSLYFIVNDQFYTKALPNVKLNEGVIVDSLNHVAMKQPEMIKKYYGKLANTEKDAVTALNTMLAQDGLFIYVPKHVQLDRTVQIINILRSDVDLMVNRRVLIVLEEGAKAQFLFCDHAADDQNFLATQVIEAFVGDNASLELNCMEETHAKNVRVSNVYIEQQRNSRVSHNVITLHNGVTRNMLDLVFKGEGSECFCNGCVIADKNQHVDNNTLIDHQVPHCTSTELYKYVLDENAVGAFAGRVLVRKGSQKTLSQMNNRNLCASKAARMFTQPMLEIYADDVQCNHGSTVGQLNDAALFYMQQRGIDKKEAKLLLEFAFINEVIDKMELEPLRDRLHHLVEKRFRGELDKCEGCTLCK, encoded by the coding sequence ATGCAAAGCGAAAAACAATATATAGACCTCTACTTAGAGGCGCAGCAACTTATCAAGCAACATGCTGCACCTGTTCTCAATGAGGTACGCGATAAGGCTTTTGAGGACTTCCGCCGTCAGGGCCTTCCAACCAAAAAGGTGGAACGCTATAAGTACACGGATATACAAAAGCTCTTTGAACCAGATTATGGATTGAATCTCAACCGTCTTGAGATTCCCGTTAATCCTTATGAGACTTTCAAGTGTGATGTGCCCAATCTCAGCACTTCTCTTTACTTCATAGTCAATGACCAGTTCTATACGAAAGCCCTTCCTAACGTAAAACTCAATGAGGGCGTTATCGTTGATAGCCTAAATCATGTGGCTATGAAGCAGCCAGAAATGATAAAGAAGTATTATGGTAAGTTGGCTAATACGGAGAAAGATGCAGTAACAGCACTTAACACGATGTTGGCACAGGATGGTCTCTTTATCTATGTTCCTAAGCATGTGCAGCTCGATCGTACGGTCCAGATTATAAATATCCTCCGTTCTGATGTCGATTTAATGGTTAATCGTCGTGTGTTGATTGTGCTGGAAGAAGGTGCTAAGGCACAATTTCTATTCTGTGATCACGCTGCTGACGATCAGAATTTCCTTGCAACGCAAGTGATAGAAGCCTTCGTTGGTGATAATGCAAGTCTTGAGTTGAATTGTATGGAAGAGACGCATGCAAAGAATGTACGAGTGTCGAATGTCTACATCGAACAGCAACGCAATTCACGCGTAAGTCACAATGTCATAACATTGCACAATGGTGTTACTCGTAATATGCTCGACCTTGTGTTTAAGGGAGAGGGTAGCGAGTGCTTCTGTAATGGTTGTGTGATAGCTGATAAGAATCAGCATGTTGATAACAATACGCTTATTGACCATCAGGTACCTCATTGCACAAGTACCGAACTTTATAAGTATGTGCTTGACGAGAATGCTGTTGGTGCTTTTGCTGGTCGTGTTCTTGTCCGCAAGGGTTCACAGAAGACCCTTTCACAGATGAACAATCGCAACCTCTGCGCCAGCAAGGCAGCTCGTATGTTTACCCAGCCAATGCTTGAGATTTATGCTGATGATGTTCAGTGTAATCATGGGTCAACCGTTGGTCAGTTGAATGATGCAGCACTCTTCTATATGCAGCAGCGTGGTATTGATAAGAAAGAAGCAAAGCTCCTCCTTGAGTTTGCCTTCATTAATGAGGTAATCGACAAGATGGAACTTGAGCCACTGCGCGATCGTCTCCACCATTTAGTAGAGAAGCGTTTCCGTGGTGAGCTTGATAAATGTGAAGGTTGCACGTTGTGTAAGTAA
- a CDS encoding aminotransferase class V-fold PLP-dependent enzyme, with the protein MYDINKVREDFPIISRTVYGKPLVYLDNGATTQKPLCVLDAMREEYLNVNANVHRGVHWMSQQATDLHEAARETVRKFINARSTTEIVFTRGTTESLNLVASSFVEGCMKEGDEVIVSTMEHHSNIVPWQLQEQRKGIVLKVIPMTDEGKLKLEAYENLFTERTKLVSVTQVSNVLGTINPVKEMTRVAHEHGVPVVVDGAQSVPHFAVDVQDLDCDFLAFSGHKVYGPTGVGVLYGKEEWLDKLPPYQGGGEMIERVSFEKTTFERPPLKFEAGTPDYIATHGLATTLEYVSSLGMDNVLAHEQDLTRYALQQLREIEGMHIYGHTDDSGDAVISFNVRDIHHMDLGTLLDQLGVAVRTGHHCAQPLMDRLGILGTVRASFGLYNTREEVDALVAGIKRVAMMF; encoded by the coding sequence ATGTACGATATAAACAAAGTTAGGGAAGATTTCCCAATTATCTCTCGCACCGTTTATGGCAAACCATTGGTTTATCTCGATAATGGTGCAACCACGCAGAAACCTCTCTGTGTGTTGGATGCAATGCGGGAGGAATACCTCAATGTAAATGCCAATGTGCATCGTGGTGTACATTGGATGTCACAACAAGCAACCGATTTGCATGAGGCTGCTCGAGAGACGGTGCGAAAGTTTATCAATGCTCGTTCAACAACAGAGATAGTCTTCACACGTGGTACAACAGAAAGTTTGAATCTTGTCGCATCAAGTTTTGTGGAAGGCTGTATGAAGGAAGGGGATGAGGTCATTGTCTCAACGATGGAACATCACTCAAACATTGTTCCTTGGCAGTTGCAAGAACAACGCAAAGGTATTGTACTAAAAGTCATACCTATGACCGATGAGGGTAAACTCAAGCTTGAGGCGTATGAGAATCTCTTCACCGAACGTACCAAACTTGTTAGCGTAACGCAGGTAAGTAACGTTCTTGGAACAATCAACCCAGTGAAAGAGATGACTCGTGTTGCCCACGAGCATGGTGTGCCCGTAGTTGTGGATGGTGCACAAAGCGTTCCTCACTTTGCTGTTGATGTTCAAGACCTCGATTGCGATTTCCTTGCTTTCAGTGGTCATAAGGTGTATGGTCCGACAGGCGTGGGTGTTCTTTATGGTAAGGAAGAGTGGCTTGACAAGCTACCACCATATCAGGGAGGTGGTGAAATGATAGAACGTGTTAGCTTTGAGAAGACTACCTTCGAGCGTCCTCCGCTGAAGTTCGAGGCAGGAACCCCTGATTATATTGCTACACACGGACTTGCTACAACCCTTGAATATGTGTCGTCTTTAGGTATGGATAATGTCCTCGCCCACGAACAAGACCTAACGCGTTATGCGCTTCAGCAGCTTCGTGAGATAGAGGGAATGCATATCTATGGACATACTGATGATAGCGGAGATGCCGTTATTAGCTTCAATGTTAGAGATATTCATCACATGGATCTTGGTACATTGCTTGACCAGTTAGGTGTTGCCGTTCGCACTGGTCATCATTGCGCCCAGCCTTTAATGGACCGTCTCGGTATTTTGGGTACTGTTCGTGCTTCCTTCGGTCTATATAACACACGTGAAGAAGTAGATGCTTTGGTTGCAGGTATCAAGCGTGTTGCAATGATGTTTTAA
- a CDS encoding ribonuclease HII, with product MLKSHYYEDLMEAGCDEAGRGCLAGSVYAAAVILPPDYQNELLNDSKKLTAKKRYALREEIERDAIAWAVGIVTPEEIDKINILNASFLAMHRALDQLKVRPQAVIVDGNRFTPYQNLPFTTIVKGDGKYLSIAAASILAKTYRDDYMLSLAEEYPQYDWQSNMGYPTKNHRQAIRQYGITSYHRKSYNLLGDGQLSFDF from the coding sequence ATGCTGAAAAGTCATTATTATGAAGACCTCATGGAGGCTGGTTGCGATGAAGCGGGCAGGGGATGTCTTGCTGGAAGTGTTTATGCAGCAGCCGTTATTTTACCGCCCGACTATCAGAATGAGTTGTTAAACGACTCTAAGAAACTTACTGCCAAGAAACGTTATGCACTTCGTGAGGAGATTGAACGAGATGCTATAGCGTGGGCTGTGGGTATCGTTACCCCAGAAGAGATTGATAAGATTAATATTCTCAATGCTTCTTTTCTTGCCATGCATCGTGCTTTGGATCAGTTGAAAGTGCGTCCACAAGCGGTTATAGTTGATGGAAACCGTTTCACGCCTTATCAGAATCTACCTTTCACAACCATTGTCAAAGGTGATGGGAAGTATCTCTCTATTGCAGCAGCCTCTATCCTCGCCAAGACTTATCGTGATGATTATATGCTTTCTTTAGCAGAAGAATACCCGCAATATGACTGGCAATCAAATATGGGCTATCCAACAAAGAATCATCGCCAGGCAATTCGTCAATATGGTATCACTTCTTACCATCGTAAAAGTTATAACCTTTTGGGGGATGGACAGCTCTCTTTTGACTTCTAA
- a CDS encoding SusC/RagA family TonB-linked outer membrane protein produces MEKRLMMFLVGLFLSLGTALAQTEISGTVISSEDGLPVVGASILVVGTQTGTATDIDGHFSMSAKAGSKIMVSYIGMKTQTLTAKANMKITLDPDGKVMDEVMVVAFGTQTKASFAGSAAVVNSGDLKKKITTNVADALVGSVPGLQMTGGSGAPGADNADIHIRGIASLYASTDPLIIVDGAPYPASLSNIPQDDIESVTVLKDASSAALYGARGAAGVILITTKKGKGKANINVETKWGVTSRSIQDYDVFKDPGEFMEAYYSQFYNYAFYKQGMSHEQANKWANDNMIENPSFGLQYNPYTLPAGENLIGLDGKLNPKATLGRAYEYNGTKYYIQPDNWKDEAYRKGFRHEYNVNVSGGDSKMSYYSSVGYMKEKGVLENSAFERFTARLKADYQATDWLHLMANAGYVHSDRESNPNLSNTSSSSANLGYFTQYIAPIYPVYVRTLDADGNPVIATDKYGHPRYDFGVPATNYPGMGARPFLSTGNPLGSNRYNKQNTILDQLQGQFNFDVTFTPWLKFNSTNSITLLLTRYSFYENPFIGAAAADKGRITKDAGLSYRWNYVQTLTVHKAFGLHDVQLMLGHEWYKSNYNYLDAMARGGFSPAIKEINAFADRYDSHSYRTIYNVEGYFANLLYNFDQKYFAQASYRRDASSRFAKDNRWGDFWSIGGAWIISKENFFQNLNAKWVDNLKVKASVGQQGNDGIPDFNYVDRYELIRGEKAMLPTFRYIGNPDITWETTTNFNVGLEFALFQSRLNGELNFYTKKTTDMLFLLGVPESVGQTSYYGNIGDIRNTGVEFTVSGDIIRTKNVVWSASANISHNRAKALKLDPTKIAQYGGFSQADVANGFNIPMWYAEGGSLYNGMMPDYAGVNEKGQPLYWVDEDIYRDFKAGKLSNSSKPGSKHSFTTTDWSEATNYTHEMLPVANGGFTTTLRVYDFDFNATFDYQLGGQIYDFGYAGLMSNVRTKGDGSNLSKDVLKAWTPNNTSSDIPRFMYTDPDLTAQSTRFLTSAKYLNFQSFTVGYSVPTKLARKLMLSKIRLYIQGQNLCFWSARKGLDPRFSFQGTSHSGVNSYAPVRTVMGGLQLSF; encoded by the coding sequence ATGGAAAAAAGACTAATGATGTTTTTAGTCGGCCTATTCCTTAGTTTAGGAACTGCGCTGGCGCAAACAGAGATTAGCGGAACTGTAATCTCCTCGGAAGATGGGCTGCCTGTTGTCGGTGCATCCATCCTTGTGGTAGGTACACAGACAGGTACAGCAACTGACATAGACGGACATTTCTCTATGTCTGCAAAGGCTGGGTCTAAAATTATGGTTTCCTACATTGGTATGAAAACACAGACGTTGACAGCTAAGGCGAACATGAAGATTACACTTGATCCAGACGGTAAGGTAATGGATGAGGTGATGGTTGTTGCCTTCGGTACACAGACAAAGGCTTCTTTTGCAGGTTCTGCTGCTGTTGTAAACTCTGGTGATTTGAAAAAGAAGATTACTACCAATGTGGCTGATGCTCTTGTAGGATCGGTTCCTGGCTTGCAGATGACTGGTGGGTCTGGTGCCCCAGGTGCTGATAACGCTGACATCCATATCCGCGGTATCGCTTCCCTCTATGCTTCAACCGATCCGTTGATTATCGTTGACGGTGCTCCTTACCCGGCTTCTTTGAGTAATATCCCACAGGATGATATCGAAAGTGTTACAGTTTTGAAGGATGCTTCTTCAGCTGCACTTTATGGTGCACGTGGTGCTGCCGGTGTTATCCTTATCACAACAAAGAAAGGAAAAGGAAAAGCAAATATCAATGTTGAGACAAAGTGGGGTGTCACCAGCCGTAGTATTCAGGATTATGATGTGTTCAAGGATCCAGGTGAGTTCATGGAGGCTTACTATTCTCAGTTCTACAATTATGCTTTCTACAAGCAGGGCATGTCTCATGAACAGGCTAATAAATGGGCTAATGATAACATGATAGAGAATCCGAGCTTTGGCTTGCAGTATAATCCATATACGCTTCCTGCTGGTGAAAATCTTATAGGACTTGATGGTAAACTCAATCCAAAGGCTACCCTCGGTCGTGCTTATGAGTATAATGGTACAAAGTATTACATTCAGCCTGACAACTGGAAAGATGAGGCTTATCGTAAGGGATTCCGTCATGAGTATAATGTTAATGTGAGTGGTGGTGATTCTAAGATGAGCTACTATTCAAGCGTTGGTTATATGAAAGAGAAAGGAGTCTTGGAAAACTCTGCGTTTGAACGCTTCACGGCACGTCTCAAGGCTGACTATCAGGCTACTGACTGGCTCCACCTTATGGCAAATGCAGGCTATGTGCACTCCGACCGTGAATCAAATCCTAATCTGAGCAATACAAGTTCGAGCTCGGCCAATCTCGGTTATTTCACACAGTACATCGCTCCGATCTATCCTGTTTATGTACGCACGTTGGATGCTGACGGCAACCCGGTCATTGCGACAGACAAGTACGGTCATCCGCGATACGACTTCGGTGTGCCGGCAACCAACTATCCGGGCATGGGAGCAAGACCGTTCCTCAGCACAGGTAACCCGCTCGGCTCAAACAGATACAACAAACAGAATACGATTCTTGACCAGTTGCAGGGACAGTTCAACTTTGATGTTACGTTTACTCCGTGGTTGAAGTTCAATTCAACGAACTCTATCACCCTTCTCCTGACACGCTACTCCTTCTATGAGAATCCTTTCATCGGAGCTGCTGCTGCCGACAAGGGACGTATTACCAAGGATGCCGGTCTCAGCTACCGTTGGAACTATGTACAGACTTTGACTGTGCATAAGGCTTTCGGCTTGCACGATGTTCAGTTGATGCTGGGCCATGAATGGTACAAGTCTAATTACAACTATCTGGATGCCATGGCGCGTGGCGGTTTCTCACCTGCCATCAAGGAAATCAATGCGTTTGCTGACCGTTATGACAGCCATTCATACAGAACGATTTACAATGTAGAAGGTTATTTCGCAAACCTGCTCTATAACTTTGACCAGAAGTATTTTGCACAGGCTTCTTACCGTCGTGACGCTTCCAGCCGCTTTGCAAAAGACAACCGCTGGGGCGACTTCTGGAGCATCGGTGGTGCATGGATCATCAGCAAGGAAAACTTCTTCCAGAACCTGAATGCCAAGTGGGTTGACAACCTGAAGGTCAAGGCTTCTGTCGGTCAGCAGGGTAATGACGGTATCCCAGACTTCAACTATGTTGACAGATATGAGTTGATACGGGGTGAGAAAGCCATGCTGCCGACATTCAGATACATCGGTAACCCGGATATTACCTGGGAGACGACAACCAACTTCAACGTCGGTCTGGAGTTCGCACTCTTCCAAAGCCGTTTGAATGGTGAGCTCAACTTCTATACCAAGAAGACAACCGACATGCTCTTCTTGTTAGGTGTACCTGAAAGTGTTGGTCAGACTTCCTATTATGGAAACATCGGTGATATTCGCAATACGGGTGTTGAATTTACGGTCAGTGGCGACATCATACGTACCAAGAATGTGGTATGGAGTGCATCGGCAAACATCTCTCACAACCGTGCAAAGGCTTTGAAACTTGACCCTACTAAGATTGCACAGTATGGTGGTTTCTCACAGGCTGATGTGGCAAACGGATTCAATATACCGATGTGGTATGCTGAAGGAGGTTCTCTCTACAATGGCATGATGCCTGATTATGCTGGCGTGAACGAAAAGGGACAGCCTCTCTATTGGGTAGATGAGGATATCTATAGGGATTTCAAGGCTGGTAAGTTGTCAAATAGTAGTAAGCCTGGTTCTAAGCACTCTTTTACAACAACTGACTGGAGTGAGGCTACGAACTATACTCACGAGATGTTACCAGTAGCCAATGGTGGTTTCACAACTACATTGAGAGTTTATGACTTCGACTTTAATGCTACGTTTGATTATCAGCTTGGTGGTCAGATCTATGACTTTGGATATGCAGGATTGATGAGTAATGTCAGAACAAAGGGTGATGGTTCTAACCTGTCTAAGGATGTACTGAAGGCTTGGACACCGAACAATACTTCCAGTGATATTCCACGCTTTATGTACACTGACCCAGACTTGACAGCACAGTCAACTCGCTTCCTTACAAGTGCAAAGTATCTTAACTTCCAGTCATTTACTGTTGGTTATAGTGTTCCGACAAAACTGGCTCGTAAGCTGATGTTGAGCAAGATTCGTCTTTATATTCAGGGACAGAACCTGTGCTTCTGGTCTGCTCGCAAGGGACTTGATCCTCGATTCAGCTTCCAGGGTACATCTCATTCAGGTGTTAACTCTTATGCACCTGTACGCACAGTTATGGGTGGTTTGCAGTTGTCATTCTAA
- a CDS encoding RagB/SusD family nutrient uptake outer membrane protein: protein MNKIFSTIILAALGTSMLTSCIEEVEPQSGVVSLGQVTKAPGSFDNMVDALTKNITGKRTYTPTRNNVWDFGYTSFFLTRDVEGQDIVPAGNNHFSAWYSNVKYLSPAYAITQFPWRCYYKWIDNCNKVVKGAEASGYKEPDEARKPGVGIAYTMRAMFYLDLVRMYAAKPYSVDPKALTTIKSDELRTLEEATHSERMTWSEAFDFILKDLDAAEKYLANYKRADKYTPDVSVVYGLKARTYLEMQDWANAEKYAKLAQQGYTMMSENEYLSRDNGFNTPNSSWMFATQFLPTDPNIKENDGDDSWGSVMIMEGGFDGGYASAYGGVMAIDKHLYSTIPATDFRRKCWVDFSLDGMNKENALNELKNYSNYPDRVYKSGREYSKYGLGGLSLKFRNVAGKADVKYDAWCVSVPLMRVEEMKLIEAEAAGMQDEARGKALLEAFAKTRDPQYEYGKHTDAYYNTSTSLFQNEVWWQRRVELWGEGFATFDIKRLNKGIIRSYAGTNHLENARWNTKELPNWMVWAFVGTESDNNGGLTHNPDPVQPAEDSEPYPF from the coding sequence ATGAATAAAATATTTTCAACAATCATTCTGGCAGCTTTAGGTACTTCGATGCTTACAAGTTGTATCGAGGAGGTTGAACCGCAGAGTGGTGTGGTTTCACTGGGTCAGGTTACAAAAGCACCAGGCTCTTTTGATAATATGGTTGACGCACTGACAAAAAATATCACAGGTAAGAGGACATACACTCCAACTAGGAATAACGTATGGGATTTCGGTTATACATCGTTTTTCCTTACACGTGACGTTGAAGGGCAGGATATTGTCCCGGCGGGTAATAATCATTTTTCAGCTTGGTATAGCAATGTCAAGTACCTCTCTCCTGCTTATGCTATTACGCAGTTTCCATGGCGTTGCTACTATAAGTGGATAGATAACTGTAATAAGGTTGTCAAGGGTGCTGAGGCTTCAGGCTACAAAGAGCCGGATGAGGCACGAAAGCCGGGTGTGGGCATTGCTTACACAATGCGTGCCATGTTCTATCTGGATTTGGTCCGCATGTATGCAGCAAAGCCTTATTCCGTAGATCCAAAGGCACTCACAACCATTAAGTCTGATGAGTTGCGTACGTTGGAGGAAGCTACTCATAGTGAGCGTATGACTTGGAGCGAGGCCTTTGATTTCATCTTGAAGGATCTTGATGCTGCCGAGAAGTATCTGGCCAATTACAAGAGAGCGGACAAGTACACACCTGATGTAAGTGTTGTTTATGGTCTCAAGGCACGTACTTACCTTGAGATGCAGGATTGGGCAAATGCGGAGAAGTATGCCAAGCTGGCGCAGCAGGGCTACACGATGATGAGTGAAAACGAGTATCTGAGCCGCGACAACGGTTTCAATACGCCTAACAGCTCATGGATGTTTGCTACGCAGTTCCTGCCTACCGATCCCAACATTAAGGAAAATGACGGTGATGACTCTTGGGGCTCTGTAATGATCATGGAAGGTGGTTTTGATGGTGGTTACGCTTCTGCTTATGGCGGTGTAATGGCTATTGACAAGCATCTTTATTCTACGATTCCTGCAACGGACTTCCGCCGCAAGTGTTGGGTTGACTTTAGCCTTGATGGCATGAACAAGGAGAATGCTCTCAATGAGTTAAAGAACTACTCTAATTACCCGGATCGTGTCTATAAGTCGGGTAGGGAATACTCTAAATATGGTCTTGGCGGCTTGTCTCTGAAGTTCCGTAATGTGGCAGGCAAGGCTGATGTCAAGTATGATGCCTGGTGTGTGTCTGTTCCTTTGATGCGTGTCGAGGAAATGAAACTCATTGAGGCAGAGGCAGCAGGCATGCAGGATGAGGCGCGTGGAAAAGCATTGTTGGAAGCATTTGCCAAAACACGTGACCCTCAGTATGAATATGGTAAGCATACTGATGCCTATTATAATACGAGCACCTCTCTTTTCCAGAATGAAGTGTGGTGGCAGCGTCGTGTAGAACTTTGGGGTGAAGGGTTTGCCACTTTCGACATCAAGCGTCTCAACAAGGGAATCATCCGCAGTTATGCCGGCACGAACCATCTGGAGAATGCCCGTTGGAACACCAAGGAACTGCCTAACTGGATGGTATGGGCATTTGTAGGAACAGAGTCTGACAACAACGGTGGTTTGACGCATAATCCAGACCCTGTTCAGCCAGCTGAAGACTCTGAACCGTACCCGTTCTAA